Proteins from one Streptomyces genisteinicus genomic window:
- a CDS encoding ABC transporter substrate-binding protein: MYDGTPRPFALPTSRSGRRALRAAGAAAALSAVLLTGCGGPDRAGQDKPAATAADGFPLTVENCGVRTTYDAPPSRVVTIHQHPAELMLSLGLGDRMVGTAFPDSAVLPELREKFEAIPELAAKEPSFETILDAEPDFVYGGYGSAFAENEGRSREAFEDAGIHTHLNREYCGKKQVSMQDTYDEIGAIGELFGVQDRADALVADLRSRVTAASKAVDGEREVSVFVYDSGDKSAFTAGGKSLGTEVIRLAGGRNVFADLDDVFGDVSWEQVVARKPEVIAIYDYAGAGNVEQKKRFLLSQPALADVPAVKNERFVVLPLTATLVGVRAPYAVEDLARGLHPKRFP; the protein is encoded by the coding sequence GTGTACGACGGCACGCCCCGTCCCTTCGCCCTGCCCACTTCCAGGTCCGGCCGCCGCGCCCTGCGCGCGGCCGGCGCCGCCGCGGCGCTGTCCGCGGTCCTGCTCACCGGCTGCGGGGGGCCGGACCGCGCGGGGCAGGACAAGCCGGCGGCGACGGCCGCCGACGGCTTCCCCCTCACGGTGGAGAACTGCGGGGTCCGCACCACCTACGACGCGCCGCCCTCGCGGGTCGTCACCATTCACCAGCACCCGGCCGAACTGATGCTCTCGCTCGGACTCGGCGACCGCATGGTCGGCACCGCCTTCCCGGACTCCGCCGTCCTGCCCGAACTGCGCGAGAAGTTCGAGGCGATCCCCGAACTGGCCGCGAAGGAGCCCTCGTTCGAGACGATCCTCGACGCCGAGCCCGACTTCGTCTACGGCGGATACGGCAGCGCCTTCGCCGAGAACGAGGGCCGCTCCCGCGAGGCGTTCGAGGACGCGGGGATCCACACCCACCTCAACCGCGAGTACTGCGGGAAGAAGCAGGTGTCCATGCAGGACACCTACGACGAGATCGGCGCCATCGGCGAGCTGTTCGGCGTGCAGGACCGCGCCGACGCCCTCGTCGCCGACCTCAGGAGCCGGGTGACGGCCGCGTCGAAGGCGGTGGACGGCGAGCGCGAGGTGTCCGTCTTCGTCTACGACAGCGGGGACAAGAGCGCCTTCACGGCGGGCGGCAAGAGCCTCGGCACCGAGGTCATCCGCCTCGCGGGCGGGCGGAACGTCTTCGCCGACCTCGACGACGTCTTCGGCGACGTCTCCTGGGAGCAGGTCGTCGCCCGCAAGCCCGAGGTCATCGCGATCTACGACTACGCCGGAGCCGGGAACGTCGAGCAGAAGAAGCGGTTCCTGCTCTCCCAGCCCGCGCTCGCGGACGTCCCCGCGGTGAAGAACGAGCGCTTCGTCGTCCTCCCGCTGACCGCCACCCTGGTCGGCGTGCGCGCGCCGTACGCCGTCGAGGACCTGGCACGGGGCCTGCACCCCAAGCGGTTCCCGTGA
- a CDS encoding FecCD family ABC transporter permease: protein MAFGPAVLLLTVLLLASMTAGMAIGSVRVPAGQVWGIVLHALGLDWPDATWSAARETIVLDVRAPRVLLGAVTGAGLALIGAALQALVRNPLAEPYLLGVSSGASLGAVAVIVFGVQVFGHLSLSAAAFAGALLTLLLVYTTARSGGRITTTRLVLSGVAYALVLTALMNLLLLTSDRGNEARAVLAWTMGGLGGVRWGTLWLPATALLLGLGVLLLQARSLNLLSAGEEAATTMGLDVARFRARLFVLVSLLTGVLVAAAGPIGFVGLMTPHIVRLFVGGDHRRVLPAAALGGAVFLLWADIAARTVAAPAELPVGVLTALTGGPFFLWLMRRQARRTTDGGPA from the coding sequence ATCGCCTTCGGGCCCGCCGTGCTCCTCCTCACCGTCCTGCTCCTCGCCTCGATGACCGCGGGCATGGCCATCGGCTCCGTGCGGGTCCCGGCCGGACAGGTGTGGGGCATCGTCCTCCACGCCCTGGGCCTGGACTGGCCGGACGCCACCTGGTCCGCGGCCCGCGAGACCATCGTGCTCGACGTCCGCGCGCCGCGGGTGCTGCTCGGCGCCGTCACCGGCGCGGGACTCGCCCTGATCGGCGCCGCGCTCCAGGCCCTCGTGCGCAACCCGCTCGCCGAGCCCTATCTGCTCGGCGTCTCCTCGGGAGCGTCGCTCGGCGCCGTCGCGGTGATCGTCTTCGGGGTGCAGGTGTTCGGGCACCTCTCCCTGTCGGCCGCAGCCTTCGCGGGCGCCCTGCTGACCCTGCTCCTCGTCTACACGACGGCCCGCAGCGGCGGCAGGATCACCACCACCCGGCTGGTGCTGTCGGGCGTGGCGTACGCCCTGGTGCTCACCGCGCTGATGAACCTGCTGCTGCTCACCAGCGACCGGGGCAACGAGGCGCGCGCCGTGCTCGCCTGGACCATGGGCGGTCTCGGCGGAGTGCGGTGGGGGACACTGTGGCTGCCGGCCACCGCGCTCCTGCTCGGCCTCGGCGTCCTGCTGCTCCAGGCACGCTCGCTGAACCTGCTGTCGGCGGGCGAGGAGGCGGCGACGACGATGGGCCTGGACGTGGCCCGGTTCCGGGCACGCCTCTTCGTGCTGGTGTCGCTGCTGACCGGCGTCCTCGTCGCGGCCGCGGGCCCGATCGGCTTCGTCGGGCTGATGACGCCGCACATCGTGCGGCTCTTCGTGGGCGGCGACCACCGCAGGGTGCTGCCGGCGGCGGCGCTCGGCGGCGCCGTCTTCCTGCTCTGGGCCGACATCGCCGCCCGTACCGTGGCCGCGCCGGCGGAGCTGCCCGTCGGCGTGCTGACGGCGCTCACCGGCGGGCCGTTCTTCCTCTGGCTGATGCGCCGCCAGGCCCGCCGCACCACGGACGGGGGCCCCGCGTGA
- a CDS encoding cysteine synthase family protein, which translates to MIHPHVADAVKRPDLVRLTDSVVLLRFESMKIYSALGAVRHLLERGTVVPGQTLVDSSSGIYAYALALACHRYGMRCHIVASTTVDATTLAQLEILGATVEQVRPTENLKLDQELRVRRVRAYLAERPDAHWMRQYHDDVHYLGYREVADQIAEALPGRPLTVVGGVGSGASTGGLVEHLRRRDPSVRLVGVQPFGSVTFGSQDHHDPEAIIAGIGSSIVFDNVRHQLYDALHWMDFTHAMAGTVALLREHAVFAGLSTGAAYLAAVHESGCLPGRLHLVIGADTGHRYVERVHRRHNEALDPAELKPVEIGAPEEMAMPWSTMAWNRTPCPAQWKDAAA; encoded by the coding sequence GTGATCCACCCGCACGTCGCAGACGCCGTCAAGCGTCCCGACCTGGTCCGTCTCACGGACTCCGTGGTACTGCTCCGGTTCGAGTCCATGAAGATCTACTCCGCGCTCGGCGCCGTCCGGCACCTGCTGGAACGCGGCACGGTCGTACCGGGCCAGACGCTCGTCGACAGTTCCAGCGGCATCTACGCCTACGCCCTCGCGCTGGCCTGCCACCGGTACGGCATGCGGTGCCACATCGTGGCGTCCACGACCGTGGACGCCACCACCCTGGCCCAGCTGGAGATCCTGGGCGCCACGGTCGAGCAGGTCCGGCCCACGGAGAACCTCAAACTGGACCAGGAGTTACGGGTGCGGCGCGTGCGGGCGTACCTGGCGGAGCGCCCGGACGCCCACTGGATGCGCCAGTACCACGACGACGTGCACTACCTCGGCTACCGGGAGGTGGCCGACCAGATCGCCGAGGCCCTGCCCGGCCGGCCCCTGACGGTCGTCGGGGGAGTGGGCTCGGGCGCCTCGACCGGGGGGCTCGTCGAGCACCTGCGGCGGCGCGACCCCTCCGTGCGGCTGGTGGGCGTACAGCCCTTCGGCAGTGTGACCTTCGGCAGCCAGGACCACCACGACCCGGAGGCGATCATCGCGGGCATCGGCTCGTCGATCGTCTTCGACAACGTGCGCCACCAGCTGTACGACGCGCTGCACTGGATGGACTTCACCCACGCCATGGCGGGCACCGTCGCCCTGCTGCGCGAGCACGCGGTCTTCGCCGGGCTCTCCACCGGAGCCGCCTACCTCGCCGCCGTCCACGAGTCCGGGTGCCTGCCCGGCCGGCTGCACCTGGTGATCGGCGCCGACACCGGGCACCGGTACGTCGAGCGCGTCCACCGCCGCCACAACGAGGCCCTCGACCCGGCGGAACTCAAACCCGTCGAGATCGGCGCCCCCGAAGAGATGGCCATGCCCTGGTCGACCATGGCGTGGAACCGGACCCCCTGCCCCGCACAGTGGAAGGACGCGGCAGCGTGA
- a CDS encoding class I SAM-dependent methyltransferase, whose amino-acid sequence MTDTGGFQDDDFWTEFYDFLFSEQRWTQAEDLLGTSPLLSIPAGARVLDLCCGPGVFTIPLALRGADVTGVDRSPVLLERGRKRAADTGAAPRFVEADVLDYRPDGPYDVVLNMFTSFGYFEDPADNARVLETMHDALAPGGSLVLDLAGKELLARRVEPPKVVRRGEDLLVQTDTVLDDWARLRSDWVLVRGERVTRASLVWFVYSAVELRAMLREAGFGEIEVYGGFDGRPYDQDAERLVLRAVRTA is encoded by the coding sequence ATGACGGACACCGGCGGATTCCAGGACGACGACTTCTGGACCGAGTTCTACGACTTCCTCTTCTCCGAGCAGCGCTGGACCCAGGCCGAGGACCTGCTCGGCACCTCCCCGCTGCTCTCGATCCCCGCGGGCGCCCGCGTGCTCGACCTGTGCTGCGGACCCGGGGTGTTCACGATCCCGCTGGCCCTGCGCGGCGCCGACGTCACCGGGGTGGACCGCAGTCCGGTCCTCCTGGAGCGGGGCCGCAAGCGGGCCGCCGACACGGGCGCCGCGCCCCGGTTCGTGGAGGCGGACGTCCTGGACTACCGGCCCGACGGTCCCTACGACGTCGTGCTCAACATGTTCACCTCCTTCGGCTACTTCGAGGACCCGGCGGACAACGCCCGCGTCCTCGAGACCATGCACGACGCGCTGGCGCCCGGCGGCTCGCTCGTGCTCGACCTGGCGGGCAAGGAACTGCTCGCGCGCAGGGTCGAGCCCCCCAAGGTGGTACGGCGCGGCGAGGATCTGCTCGTGCAGACGGACACGGTGCTGGACGACTGGGCCCGGCTGCGGAGCGACTGGGTGCTGGTGCGGGGGGAGCGGGTGACCCGGGCGAGCCTGGTGTGGTTCGTCTACAGCGCCGTCGAACTCCGCGCCATGCTGCGGGAGGCGGGATTCGGCGAGATCGAGGTGTACGGCGGCTTCGACGGCCGCCCCTACGACCAGGACGCGGAGCGACTCGTGCTGCGGGCGGTCCGCACGGCGTGA
- a CDS encoding ATP-grasp domain-containing protein: MTLVSLESLSFGLGHLVRATDALGERLRLLTRDPSYYRYELDRLPADALEVTVVDTFDTEAVAALLASTPDLRGLIGSTDTWTEVAAELTARFGLPGLDPAVLRRTRDKAAVRDLLHAAGLARSRAVRAGDPAGGFAARVAKETGFPAVVKDTAGTGSQNVWLVRDEPALEAALREATGRTLKGGLFAEPHLAGPVYSAESLTWEGTTRLLGVSSRLMSPEPRFREEITAFPVAFPGQTAAELERWLGGVLAAVGYTDRFAHVEFALTAHGPEVIEINPRIGGALVGEGMCRALGYNVYEAVAETALGRRPRLMDARLPGGPAVAFVLGYPARPGVFTGVDGLDRLADLPGSPAWYPVREVGDRIEHLDDSRGYAGIVYAEAETAELATHRAVAAANTVRVLTEEVPEERPVRG, translated from the coding sequence GTGACCCTGGTCAGCCTCGAATCCCTCTCCTTCGGCCTGGGCCATCTGGTCCGCGCCACCGACGCGCTGGGCGAGCGGCTGCGGCTGCTGACCCGCGATCCGTCGTACTACCGCTACGAACTGGACCGGCTGCCGGCGGACGCGCTCGAGGTGACCGTCGTGGACACCTTCGACACCGAGGCCGTCGCCGCCCTGCTCGCGTCGACCCCGGACCTGCGGGGGCTCATCGGCTCCACCGACACCTGGACGGAGGTCGCCGCGGAGCTGACGGCCCGCTTCGGTCTCCCCGGCCTGGACCCCGCCGTGCTGCGCCGGACGCGCGACAAGGCGGCGGTGCGCGACCTGCTGCACGCCGCGGGGCTCGCCCGCTCCCGGGCGGTCCGGGCGGGCGACCCGGCCGGCGGGTTCGCGGCCCGGGTCGCCAAGGAGACGGGGTTCCCCGCCGTCGTCAAGGACACCGCCGGGACAGGCAGCCAGAACGTGTGGCTCGTACGCGACGAGCCCGCCCTCGAAGCCGCCCTGCGGGAGGCCACCGGCCGCACGCTCAAGGGCGGCCTCTTCGCCGAGCCCCACCTCGCCGGGCCCGTCTACAGCGCCGAATCCCTGACCTGGGAAGGGACCACCCGGCTGCTCGGCGTCTCCAGCCGGCTCATGTCGCCCGAGCCGCGGTTCCGCGAGGAGATCACCGCCTTCCCCGTGGCCTTCCCCGGGCAAACGGCGGCGGAACTGGAACGCTGGCTCGGCGGCGTCCTCGCGGCGGTGGGATACACCGACCGGTTCGCCCACGTGGAGTTCGCCCTGACCGCCCACGGCCCCGAGGTGATCGAGATCAACCCGCGCATCGGCGGCGCACTCGTCGGCGAGGGGATGTGCCGGGCACTCGGGTACAACGTCTACGAGGCCGTGGCGGAGACGGCGCTCGGCCGGCGGCCCCGGCTGATGGACGCCCGCCTGCCCGGCGGCCCGGCGGTGGCCTTCGTCCTCGGCTACCCCGCACGACCCGGCGTGTTCACCGGGGTCGACGGCCTCGACCGGCTGGCGGACCTGCCGGGCTCACCCGCCTGGTACCCCGTCAGAGAGGTCGGCGACCGCATCGAGCACCTCGACGACAGCCGCGGGTACGCGGGCATCGTCTACGCCGAGGCGGAGACCGCGGAACTGGCCACCCACCGCGCCGTGGCGGCCGCCAACACCGTACGGGTGCTCACGGAGGAGGTCCCCGAGGAGCGTCCGGTCCGTGGCTGA
- a CDS encoding deoxynucleoside kinase — protein MICVGGMIGIGKTSVAELLAKELGGDVFYESVDDNPILPLFYTASPEEIEAKRYPFLLQLHFLRTRFASIKEAYKRPDSVLDRSIYEDWYFARVNHDLGRISALEMQIYEGLLDEMLREIDGLPYRKAPDLMVYLTADFSTVLHRIGLRGRDFEQDEGLVEYYRTLWSGYDDWVRLHYSAGEVLVVDMNSTDVVNNPEDAARVTREVRAALAAARGGAGEAPPRG, from the coding sequence GTGATCTGCGTCGGAGGCATGATCGGCATCGGGAAGACGAGCGTGGCCGAACTGCTCGCCAAGGAGCTGGGCGGCGACGTCTTCTACGAGAGCGTGGACGACAATCCGATCCTGCCGCTCTTCTACACGGCGAGCCCCGAGGAGATCGAGGCCAAGCGCTACCCCTTCCTGCTCCAGCTCCACTTCCTGCGGACCCGGTTCGCCTCGATCAAGGAGGCGTACAAGCGGCCCGACAGCGTCCTCGACCGGTCCATCTACGAGGACTGGTACTTCGCCCGGGTCAACCACGACCTGGGCAGGATCAGCGCGCTCGAGATGCAGATCTACGAGGGCCTGCTCGACGAGATGCTGCGCGAGATCGACGGCCTGCCCTACCGCAAGGCGCCGGACCTCATGGTCTACCTCACGGCGGACTTCTCGACGGTGCTGCACCGCATCGGACTGCGCGGCCGCGACTTCGAGCAGGACGAGGGCCTCGTGGAGTACTACCGGACGCTGTGGTCCGGCTACGACGACTGGGTGCGCCTGCACTACTCGGCCGGCGAGGTGCTGGTCGTGGACATGAACAGCACGGACGTGGTGAACAACCCGGAGGACGCCGCCCGCGTGACGCGGGAGGTCAGAGCCGCGCTGGCCGCGGCGCGCGGCGGCGCGGGCGAGGCCCCGCCGCGGGGGTGA
- a CDS encoding ABC transporter ATP-binding protein — protein MKGSALAVEGVTLTAGARRLADDVSLTAGPGEVVGVIGPNGSGKSSLLRCVYRILRPAAGSVRVDGADTWELPVRQVARTLAAMVQDAATDVDLAVREVVAMGRAPHKRLLDGDTADDRRLVDTSLADADALHLADRAFDRLSGGERQRVLVARALAQQPSLLVLDEPTNHLDIRHQLEILGLLRRLPATVLVALHDLNLAAAFCDRLYVLHDGRVVTSGPPAGVLTPALLREVYGVEAEVAVHPRTGAPQVTFLPGGLPAGQGSDQPAS, from the coding sequence GTGAAGGGCAGCGCACTGGCCGTCGAAGGCGTCACGCTCACCGCGGGGGCGCGGCGTCTGGCCGACGACGTGTCCCTCACCGCGGGCCCGGGCGAGGTGGTCGGCGTGATCGGCCCCAACGGGAGCGGGAAGTCCAGCCTGCTGCGCTGCGTCTACCGCATCCTGCGCCCGGCCGCGGGGAGCGTACGGGTCGACGGCGCCGACACCTGGGAGCTTCCCGTGCGCCAGGTGGCACGGACCCTGGCCGCAATGGTGCAGGACGCCGCGACGGATGTGGACCTCGCGGTGCGCGAGGTGGTGGCCATGGGCCGGGCACCCCACAAGCGCCTCCTCGACGGGGACACCGCCGACGACCGCCGTCTGGTCGACACCTCCCTGGCCGATGCGGACGCCCTCCACCTCGCGGACCGGGCCTTCGACCGGCTCTCCGGCGGCGAGCGCCAGCGGGTCCTGGTGGCGCGCGCGCTGGCCCAGCAGCCCTCCCTGCTGGTCCTGGACGAACCCACGAACCATCTGGACATCCGGCACCAGCTGGAGATCCTGGGCCTGCTGCGCCGCCTGCCCGCCACCGTCCTGGTGGCACTGCACGACCTCAACCTCGCCGCGGCGTTCTGCGACCGTCTGTACGTGCTGCACGACGGCCGCGTCGTCACGTCGGGCCCGCCCGCCGGCGTGCTCACCCCCGCACTGCTCCGCGAGGTCTACGGGGTGGAGGCGGAGGTCGCCGTCCACCCCCGCACCGGGGCGCCGCAGGTCACCTTCCTGCCCGGTGGCCTGCCCGCCGGGCAGGGATCGGATCAGCCGGCCTCGTGA
- a CDS encoding ferric reductase-like transmembrane domain-containing protein — protein MQHEVTPRTDGSGTATGPGDRSGGRVTLRGDLRAALPDAAAAVVVTGAVFLFLYLRMGAGEGDTVAVMPFMDDPATYWMYLLSQAFGWSALLWAWGTVMLGLVVSGPGAGRLPVSRATLERWHRTTSLTTMALMAAHALMFMAELVRYEAALGWAARIWAGFADSFVPGWYDSGTGRLAIPIGQAALYLAVPLGLLFYVRHRIGANTWRRLHRFVIVVYVLSVWHTLLYGTNVWYGDWPRTVLWLLQLPVAGLLLVRLLRPARRSERLGSPRGGRRAAGWVLRAAGRAVVLAVVVGILVVTVSGRDGGRPRPAEPPAATPHAHEAG, from the coding sequence ATGCAGCACGAGGTGACGCCGCGGACCGACGGGTCCGGTACGGCGACCGGGCCCGGCGACCGGTCCGGAGGGCGCGTCACCCTCCGCGGCGACCTGCGGGCCGCGCTGCCCGACGCGGCGGCCGCCGTCGTCGTCACCGGAGCGGTGTTCCTCTTCCTGTACCTCCGGATGGGAGCGGGCGAGGGCGACACCGTCGCGGTGATGCCCTTCATGGACGACCCGGCCACGTACTGGATGTACCTGCTCAGCCAGGCGTTCGGCTGGTCGGCGCTGCTCTGGGCCTGGGGGACGGTCATGCTCGGGCTCGTCGTGTCCGGACCGGGCGCCGGCCGGCTGCCGGTGTCCCGCGCCACCCTGGAGCGCTGGCACCGCACCACCAGCCTGACCACCATGGCCCTGATGGCGGCGCACGCGCTGATGTTCATGGCCGAACTCGTCCGCTACGAGGCCGCGCTGGGGTGGGCCGCACGCATCTGGGCCGGATTCGCGGACAGCTTCGTCCCCGGCTGGTACGACTCCGGCACCGGCCGGCTTGCCATCCCCATCGGACAGGCCGCCCTCTACCTCGCCGTACCCCTCGGGCTCCTCTTCTACGTCCGGCACCGCATCGGCGCCAACACCTGGCGCCGCCTGCACCGGTTCGTGATCGTCGTCTACGTCCTCAGCGTCTGGCACACCCTGCTGTACGGCACCAACGTCTGGTACGGGGACTGGCCCCGCACGGTCCTGTGGCTGCTGCAACTGCCCGTGGCCGGGCTGCTCCTGGTCCGGCTGCTGCGGCCGGCCCGGCGGTCGGAGCGGCTCGGGAGCCCTCGCGGGGGGCGGCGGGCAGCCGGCTGGGTCCTGCGTGCCGCGGGCCGGGCCGTCGTCCTCGCCGTCGTCGTCGGCATCCTGGTGGTCACGGTGTCGGGCCGCGACGGGGGCCGGCCGCGGCCGGCGGAGCCGCCGGCCGCGACGCCCCACGCTCACGAGGCCGGCTGA
- a CDS encoding MFS transporter, with product MADRTGPPLRRALTSFTGPLRFLLLSSFLIPLGSFMVLPFMSVFLHERLGMGLGTVGVVLAAASLVQFSGGVVGGAVAERIGLRRTMTLALVIRTAGFVGLLAALRWPPLAVGALILTCCGAALYLPANKAYLVDGVDEERRPVFLSAGNAALNAGMAVGPLVAGPFVLSSPAPLFLAVTALFAVVTLGHARLPASSGGDRPAADGPRPGILDGIAVLPFAANAIAFHLYFHFQHYLAVYAVERASASFYSLVLLLCFLLVIVVQPPASGLIRRMPYPVALAVGFAGLGAGLAVLSLGTRPALLAGGALITLGDIVLFLKNDLEALARSPRSDAVVFGQQRLAAGLGACASGLLGGLLYGYAERGGDTGLFWLLAAAQCLVLPLLLLPLRRTAGPVPPAGAATGGECGTAAGAADAHDTTGAGTTGAGATTDPARHRQTKDHDSR from the coding sequence GTGGCTGACCGCACGGGCCCGCCGCTGCGGCGGGCGCTCACCTCCTTCACCGGCCCGCTCCGCTTCCTGCTGCTGAGTTCGTTCCTCATCCCGCTCGGCAGCTTCATGGTCCTGCCGTTCATGTCGGTCTTCCTGCACGAGCGCCTCGGCATGGGACTCGGCACGGTCGGCGTGGTCCTCGCCGCGGCATCCCTGGTGCAGTTCTCCGGGGGTGTCGTCGGGGGAGCGGTGGCGGAGCGCATCGGGCTGCGCAGGACGATGACCCTGGCCCTCGTCATCCGGACCGCGGGGTTCGTCGGACTGCTCGCCGCGCTGCGCTGGCCGCCGCTCGCCGTGGGGGCGCTGATCCTCACCTGCTGCGGCGCGGCGCTGTACCTGCCGGCGAACAAGGCGTACCTCGTGGACGGCGTCGACGAGGAACGGCGGCCGGTGTTCCTGTCGGCGGGCAACGCGGCGCTCAACGCGGGGATGGCCGTGGGCCCGCTGGTCGCCGGTCCGTTCGTCCTCTCCTCACCCGCCCCGCTGTTCCTCGCGGTCACCGCACTGTTCGCGGTGGTGACCCTGGGACACGCACGGCTGCCGGCGTCCTCCGGCGGGGACCGGCCCGCGGCCGACGGGCCCCGGCCCGGCATCCTCGACGGCATCGCCGTACTGCCCTTCGCCGCCAACGCGATCGCCTTCCACCTCTACTTCCACTTCCAGCACTATCTCGCCGTGTACGCGGTGGAACGGGCCTCCGCGTCGTTCTACAGCCTGGTGCTGCTGCTCTGCTTCCTGCTGGTCATCGTCGTGCAGCCGCCCGCCTCGGGCCTGATCCGGCGGATGCCGTACCCCGTGGCCCTCGCCGTGGGGTTCGCGGGACTCGGGGCGGGGCTCGCGGTGCTCTCCCTCGGGACGCGGCCCGCGCTCCTGGCCGGCGGGGCGCTGATCACCCTCGGCGACATCGTGCTCTTCCTGAAGAACGACCTGGAGGCGCTGGCCCGCAGCCCGCGTTCCGACGCGGTCGTCTTCGGGCAGCAGCGGCTCGCCGCCGGTCTCGGGGCCTGCGCGAGCGGGCTGCTGGGCGGCCTGCTCTACGGGTACGCCGAACGGGGCGGTGACACCGGCCTGTTCTGGCTGCTGGCCGCCGCCCAGTGCCTCGTGCTGCCCCTGCTCCTGCTCCCCCTGCGCCGCACGGCGGGACCGGTGCCGCCCGCAGGCGCCGCGACCGGAGGCGAATGCGGCACCGCGGCCGGCGCCGCCGATGCCCACGACACCACCGGTGCCGGCACCACCGGCGCCGGCGCAACCACCGATCCCGCCCGCCACCGACAGACAAAGGACCACGATTCGCGATGA
- a CDS encoding MbtH family protein codes for MTTNPFEDTQGRFLVLVNEENQHSLWPAFAEVPAGWRTVFGEDTREACLAYVEQHWTDLRPASLVARQG; via the coding sequence ATGACGACCAACCCGTTCGAGGACACGCAGGGACGCTTCCTGGTGCTGGTCAACGAGGAGAACCAGCACTCCCTCTGGCCCGCCTTCGCGGAGGTCCCCGCCGGATGGCGCACGGTCTTCGGCGAGGACACGCGTGAGGCCTGCCTCGCGTACGTCGAGCAGCACTGGACCGATCTGCGCCCCGCCAGTCTGGTCGCCCGGCAGGGCTGA